A stretch of DNA from Terriglobia bacterium:
GGACAAAAGACGCTTTACAGTTACCGAATCGGGAATAGTGGTAATTCCAAAAAGAGAATCGATCGAAATGGCCAATGATGTATTGCCACGATCGATGCGAAATGCTGTTCGGATAGCCTGATTCCTGAGATCGCGATCTTGCGCACTCTACCTCTCCATCGACTCATCTCAATGAAAAGAACCTGTCGGCATAAATTCTCTTACTGCTCACTCTACACGAGAGATTGCGTCGCGAGCTGATTTTTCTTCGATTCCTCATATCTGCGATCGAAGCGATACCAGCGTGGACATTCGTCACACGGTTACGATGAATGGCGTCTGTAACGGCATCCTGTTTCTAAGCAATAGCATTCTCGCTCCGATGCCGCTTGGGAATGCAGCGGCACGACACCGCCTTCCCTGATGCGCAATCCCATAGAGAGACTCTTCCAGTATCTCCCACACCCGGATTCCCGGTTCTCTGATCAAAATCCCAGCAGCAGCCGACAAATACATTGACAGGCGGGACTTTTTCGCCGGCCGTGTTTGCATCACGGGACGCTCCACCGATCTCTTACGGGCAGGATGACTGCAGGCGTTTGGCTAGAGGTCTTGAGTGGCGGGAGGTCATCATGCGACGCAATTGCTGTTCGGCTGTTGTCGTTTTTCTCTCCTCTTTTTCCCTGGCCCTTGCTCAAGTCTCAGCTTCGGCCCCAGCGATATCCCAGCTTAAACTCGGCAATGCCTGCTATGCCAAAGGGGAGATGGACCAAGCCATCGCTCACTACGATGCCGCGCTTCGGGCGGATTCATGCTTTGCCGACGCCTATTTTCACCGCGGCAATGCTTTCTATGCCAAAGGGGACTTTGAGAGTGCCGTTGCCGATTATGATCGCGCGATTCAGCTCAACCCTGGCTGCGCAGAGGCATACAACAACCGCGGTCTCATTTTGAGAAGCAAGGGCAAAGGAGAGCAAGCGACTGCAGACTTCAGCCGCGCCATCCGACTGAACCCATACCTTGAAGAGGCATACAACAACCGCGGCATCGCGCGCCGGGAAAAGGGAGATCTGCGCGGAGCCATTGATGATTTCAATCAGGCTTTGCGGATCAACTCCCACACTGCCGCGATCTACTCAAACCGGGCCGTTGCCAAATTCCTGAAGGGCGATATGGATGGAGCGATTGAAGATCACAGCAAGGCGATCAAGCTCAATCCTCTTCTGGCAGTGGCCTACAGCAATCGTGGGGTTGCGCTCGAAGCCAAAGGGCGTGTGGACCAGGCGTTGAATGACTACGACAGGGCGATTGAGCTTGACCCGAAATTGGCGGATGCGTATGAGAATCGCGCTGCCATACGACAAGCCAGGCGGGAATATGCCGACGCCATCAAAGACTACGATCGCGTGATCGAGATCAACCCTCGTTCCGCTGTCGGCTATGCAAACCGAGGAATCATCCTGCTGATCGAGGGACAGAAGGACGAAGCGCAGAAGGATTTCGAGCGCTGTCTGCAATTGAATGAAAAACTGAAACCCACCCTCGGGCGGCGCATCCAGGAGATTTCGGGTAAGGCTGGATTAAGAAGAAACCTGTAGCGAGCCTTGAGCGGCAGACGCCGAAAGGAACTCATTCCGGCAGGCAAGTCGATTCGCGGTCTCATGCGCGCTTAATAATGGCCGTCCAGCTCGAGCGGATATATGGCCCATCCGCCACCCGGAATCCGGCGCGCTTTGCTGTTTCCATCAAGGCAGCGAAGTCGGTCTCCTTTACATGCCCCCTTGGTTCCGCCACCAGGAGCTTTCGCTGCGGCCCGAGCGCGCGGTGCATCTCGCCCAGGAACCGGCCTGCGTCCGGCAACTCATGAATCATGGCAAAAGCGAGTGCGAAATCGACTGTGCCGTCGAGATCATCCAAACCCATTCTGTCGGCCTGCGCAAGGCGCACCTCGATCCGTTCGAGGAGGCCCGCTTTGCGGGCGCGGCGTTTCAGCCCTGCAATCATTCTCGGCTGCACATCGACGGCGATTACTTTGCCATTCCGGCCCACGAGTCGCGCCAGCTCGAGGGTGAAAAATCCCATGCCGCAGCCGGGCTCGAGCACAAGCATCCCCTCCTGCACAGACGACTGCAGGATTGCGCGCGGATTGTGCCACAGCCGCCGAATCGGGTTGGCCAGAAGGTAACCGAGCCACCAAGGGCATATCCTGTGTGCCATGCTACTTCCTCAAAATTTGAAGAATTCGCCTTTTTCATGCTCAATCTTCGATCGGGGGTGCTTCGGTTCCCGGCAGCATAAAGAGGAGCCGTCTTACTCCTCGCAATTCTACTGCCTATGGCAAGATCTCTTGTGATAATGCGCCGGGCAGTTTTTCCACGAACGCACGAATCTCATCTCGCACACGACGGTAATGTTGCAGGGCCTCTTCTTCCGTGCTGGCGTTCGCAGCCAATCTGGGTGGATCTTCGAAACTGACGTGTACGCATTTGACCTTTCCGGGGAAGACCGGGCAGCTTTCTTCGGCGTGGTCGCAAACAGTCACGACGTAATCGAACGGGATGCTTCGCAGTTCATCTACGCGTTTCGAGCGATGCTCCGAGATATCAATACCCACTTCCGCCATGACCTTTACTGCCCCGGCGTTCAACCCGTGCGCCTCGATGCCAGCTGAATATGGTTCGATCAGCGGGCCCTTGAGCCGGCGCGTCCAGCCTTCCGCCATTTGACTTCGGCAGGAATTGCCGGTGCAGAGGAACAGGACTTTGATTCTTTCCGTTGCTGCCTGCATAGTTCCTCCGGGTCTTTCTTCAAATGTGATTCAGCAACCGGCTTTCCTCGATGATCCTGGAGTCCTTCTCCAGTGCACCCAGGATCCGCTCGAGTGCCTGACGAACGGAGGCGCCCGGCTGATGCAGGATATCACAAATTGCCGATGCACACGTCCAGCGTGAGCAGGGCAGTTTTCTCGATGATGCAATCTTCAATTCCGCTGCGCACCATGTCCGGCGGCAGGCCTGGCGGTAGCAAATGAAGTTTCCACATTGAAGAGCTTTTCGAAATACCGGGCATGGCGCTTGGCCATGTACAGATCCAGATCGATATCGGCATGGTCGGCGCTGGTCACGAGAGTGAATTTGAGGTCCTTTTTCCTCGAGCGGCACTTCACCGCGACCACGTTTGAAAAGTGACTCTGGTCCAGACCATCGGCAATTCGAAGAATTGCGGCGAGATAGCTGACGATTCTGCGCTTGGATGGCGGCAAAGCGGCAAATTCAGGATGCGACGTTTTCGGCACCGCGCGCCGGTGGTATCGCACCAGCTGTGCCAGAACATGCCTCTCATCATGTGCAAAGCCATGCAGATCGCAGCTCATGACCAGATAGTAGCCGTGCTTGTGGTGCTGGGAATACCCGATGTGGTACCCGATGTCATGGAGAATACAGGCATATTGCAGCAGCTTTGCTTCGGCGTCCCCCAGGCCGTGCAGGTGGGCTGTTTGCTTGAATATCTGACCCGCCAGGAGGGCTACCTTGTGAGAATGCTCAGCAGGATAGCGGCATCGGGTTGCCAGATCGACCACCGCTACCTGGCGTAAGTCCTGTGTGGATCTCTGAACGAAGGCATGCGGCCTGGTCCTGGCAAGGAAATCGTAAATCAGTCCCTCCCGCAGTGCGATCGGGCACACCGTGATGTCTTTGGCGCCGATCCCCTCAAGAACGGAATCCAGGCAGAGCAAAGCGATGGGAAAGTATTCGGCTCTCAGGGGATCCAGGTCAAATCGCTTCGCGCATTCCAGGGCAGGGAGCCGGATCATGTCCGCAAGAAACGCACGAATCTCATTGCGGCCGACAGTCGTAGAAGGATTTGCCGTTCCGCTTCTCTCACCTCGGCGTTGCTGGGCGACCCGCAGCAACGTTGTGGCAGATCCGCTGGTCACGATGACCCGATCGACATGATGCTTGCGAATGTGCGAAAGCGGAGCCGCCAGTGAATCTTTCATGAAGGTGGCGAGCAGTCGCTCCTCGCGCTTTGTGACCGGGTCGCTGGAGACAAAACGGCCATGAAGGCGCAGAAATCCGAGCTTATGACTGCTGGAATAGTAAATCCGGCCGGCATCCCCCACGGTAAACTCCACGCTGCCCCCGCCCAAATCGACAATCAGGGCCCGGGTCTTATTGAGGTCAATATGCCGGCTGACCGCCAGATGAACCAGACGCGCTTCTTCTCGTCCCGAGATGACACGGACAGACATGCCGCTGCGCGCGCGGGCACGATGCAGAAACTCCTCGCCGTTTTCGGCTTCTCGAATGGCGCTGGTGGCCACGGCGATCGTTCGTTCCACACGCCTGGCCAGCGCCATGCGGCGGAACTCATCTAGACATTGCAGGCCCCGCTCCATGGTCTCGGGATCCAGCCGCCCGCTTACGAGGGCTTTCTTGCCCAGCTGGATCATCATTTTTTCTGCGAGCACGGTCTCAAACGAGGTGGGGCCGAGAACCTCGACAACCAGCATGTGAAATGAATTGGACCCCAAATCGATTGCCGCAACTCGCATTCTGCTTCTGCTCACAGCTAAAAATCCTGGGCTCTTGCCTCACTACCAGGAGATCCATGTATAATAAGGTCGAGAATATCTACACGAGAACAACTTTGTAGCTAACAATATGCATATTACAATAGCGTTAAGGTTTCGTGAATCTTCTATCAGATCATGATTATGGACGAAGAAAGATCCACCGGCGAATTCGGCAAAACGATTCTCCAGCAGCGGGCTGATTCCCTGCTGGACGAACTCGTCTCCTTGAAGCGCCGGCCTGACGAAAAATCGATTCACGATACCCGCGTCCAATCCCGCCG
This window harbors:
- a CDS encoding tetratricopeptide repeat protein; the encoded protein is MRRNCCSAVVVFLSSFSLALAQVSASAPAISQLKLGNACYAKGEMDQAIAHYDAALRADSCFADAYFHRGNAFYAKGDFESAVADYDRAIQLNPGCAEAYNNRGLILRSKGKGEQATADFSRAIRLNPYLEEAYNNRGIARREKGDLRGAIDDFNQALRINSHTAAIYSNRAVAKFLKGDMDGAIEDHSKAIKLNPLLAVAYSNRGVALEAKGRVDQALNDYDRAIELDPKLADAYENRAAIRQARREYADAIKDYDRVIEINPRSAVGYANRGIILLIEGQKDEAQKDFERCLQLNEKLKPTLGRRIQEISGKAGLRRNL
- a CDS encoding class I SAM-dependent methyltransferase; its protein translation is MAHRICPWWLGYLLANPIRRLWHNPRAILQSSVQEGMLVLEPGCGMGFFTLELARLVGRNGKVIAVDVQPRMIAGLKRRARKAGLLERIEVRLAQADRMGLDDLDGTVDFALAFAMIHELPDAGRFLGEMHRALGPQRKLLVAEPRGHVKETDFAALMETAKRAGFRVADGPYIRSSWTAIIKRA
- a CDS encoding arsenate reductase ArsC, whose product is MQAATERIKVLFLCTGNSCRSQMAEGWTRRLKGPLIEPYSAGIEAHGLNAGAVKVMAEVGIDISEHRSKRVDELRSIPFDYVVTVCDHAEESCPVFPGKVKCVHVSFEDPPRLAANASTEEEALQHYRRVRDEIRAFVEKLPGALSQEILP
- a CDS encoding Ppx/GppA family phosphatase, whose translation is MRVAAIDLGSNSFHMLVVEVLGPTSFETVLAEKMMIQLGKKALVSGRLDPETMERGLQCLDEFRRMALARRVERTIAVATSAIREAENGEEFLHRARARSGMSVRVISGREEARLVHLAVSRHIDLNKTRALIVDLGGGSVEFTVGDAGRIYYSSSHKLGFLRLHGRFVSSDPVTKREERLLATFMKDSLAAPLSHIRKHHVDRVIVTSGSATTLLRVAQQRRGERSGTANPSTTVGRNEIRAFLADMIRLPALECAKRFDLDPLRAEYFPIALLCLDSVLEGIGAKDITVCPIALREGLIYDFLARTRPHAFVQRSTQDLRQVAVVDLATRCRYPAEHSHKVALLAGQIFKQTAHLHGLGDAEAKLLQYACILHDIGYHIGYSQHHKHGYYLVMSCDLHGFAHDERHVLAQLVRYHRRAVPKTSHPEFAALPPSKRRIVSYLAAILRIADGLDQSHFSNVVAVKCRSRKKDLKFTLVTSADHADIDLDLYMAKRHARYFEKLFNVETSFATARPAAGHGAQRN